One region of Aminobacterium colombiense DSM 12261 genomic DNA includes:
- a CDS encoding amino acid ABC transporter permease has product MMLDFSSIVPYWHMFVTGAVFTVKASILAVTLGSIMGILIGALRVVPVKPIKGLAAAYIYVIRGTPLLIQLFLIYFGLPSLGINLPAFTAGIIGLSINSAGYVGEIVRGGIEAVPKGQWEAAKVLGLSYLGTMRHIILPQAIRNMLPALGNEFVTLIKESSLLSTLAIAELTMVGQQVRSVTYASFETFIMVGLIYLCLTSFTSIALQLIEKRWQVH; this is encoded by the coding sequence ATGATGCTTGACTTCTCCTCTATAGTTCCCTATTGGCATATGTTCGTGACGGGAGCTGTTTTCACAGTTAAAGCTTCCATTCTTGCCGTTACCCTTGGTTCAATCATGGGAATTTTAATTGGAGCCCTTCGAGTAGTTCCGGTTAAGCCAATTAAGGGGCTGGCAGCGGCATATATTTACGTTATACGGGGCACTCCACTGCTCATACAGCTCTTTTTGATTTATTTTGGATTGCCTTCCCTTGGCATCAACCTCCCCGCTTTTACAGCAGGGATCATTGGTCTCTCTATTAATTCGGCAGGGTATGTGGGGGAAATTGTCCGCGGGGGCATAGAGGCTGTTCCCAAAGGGCAGTGGGAAGCCGCAAAGGTTCTTGGCCTTTCCTATCTGGGGACCATGCGCCATATTATTCTCCCGCAGGCCATACGGAACATGTTGCCGGCTTTGGGGAATGAATTTGTAACCCTTATCAAAGAATCATCGCTGCTGTCGACGCTGGCCATTGCGGAATTGACCATGGTGGGACAGCAGGTTCGAAGCGTTACATACGCCTCTTTTGAAACCTTTATTATGGTAGGACTGATCTATCTGTGTCTTACCAGCTTTACAAGCATTGCTCTTCAGCTTATAGAAAAACGGTGGCAAGTCCATTAA
- a CDS encoding amino acid ABC transporter ATP-binding protein, with product MQSAIEVKNLHKSFGNLHVLQGVSMTVGEGEVVSVIGPSGSGKSTLARCICRLEDINDGEIYLYGQRVDNGKHSNKEVATLVGMIFQQFNLFPHLSVLDNITLCPIQAKGMKKKEAEDLAIRLLERVGLGDKVYAKPSQLSGGQQQRVAIARALAMQPKIMLFDEPTSALDPELVGEVLEVIAQLAETGMTMVIITHEMLFAKDVSDRIIFMADGNIVEQGSPQDIMVKPAHPRTQAFLQRMLVHFGEDLTKEEGGAC from the coding sequence TTGCAAAGTGCAATCGAAGTTAAGAATTTACATAAATCCTTTGGAAATCTTCACGTTTTACAGGGCGTATCCATGACCGTGGGCGAAGGTGAAGTTGTTTCAGTCATTGGCCCTAGCGGATCAGGAAAAAGCACTTTAGCACGGTGCATATGCCGTCTCGAGGACATTAACGATGGAGAAATCTACCTCTACGGCCAACGAGTCGATAATGGGAAACATTCAAATAAAGAAGTCGCAACCCTCGTAGGAATGATTTTCCAACAATTTAATCTTTTCCCTCATCTTTCAGTTCTTGATAATATCACACTCTGCCCTATCCAGGCCAAGGGGATGAAAAAAAAGGAAGCGGAAGATCTAGCTATTCGGCTTCTCGAGCGAGTAGGCCTCGGGGACAAGGTATACGCTAAGCCAAGCCAGCTTTCTGGTGGACAGCAGCAACGGGTAGCAATTGCGCGAGCTCTTGCCATGCAGCCTAAGATCATGCTTTTCGATGAGCCTACAAGCGCCCTTGACCCCGAACTCGTGGGAGAAGTGCTCGAAGTTATTGCCCAGCTTGCTGAAACAGGCATGACCATGGTGATTATTACTCACGAAATGCTTTTTGCAAAAGATGTTTCTGACAGAATTATCTTTATGGCCGATGGGAATATTGTAGAACAGGGCTCGCCCCAAGACATTATGGTCAAACCTGCTCATCCACGTACTCAGGCCTTTTTACAACGAATGCTTGTTCATTTTGGTGAAGACCTCACAAAGGAAGAAGGAGGTGCGTGCTGA
- a CDS encoding MBL fold metallo-hydrolase gives MEIKILKGQSCYIPGRVNVGLWKDGKDGCFLIDSGGDETSGRRLFRLIQENNLKLRGILNTHSNADHVGGNAYLQKKTACPIWASSIEDTVIQNPFLEPMLLWGAAPFRALTGKFLQAAPSLVTQILSPGERVPDTDLTVLALPGHFINMIGFLSADGVCYIADSLFAKEVIEKYRFMVAFDVEATLATLDMLEKLEAAWFVPCHAEPVEDIRPLVNENRKGIEALSHAVHDLCSVPRSREEILALLVQKWDLEMNPVQYVLNSSSLSAYLTFLEKKGLIVPFVEKGNLLWQKKH, from the coding sequence ATGGAAATAAAAATATTGAAAGGACAAAGCTGCTATATTCCTGGACGAGTCAATGTCGGCCTCTGGAAAGATGGGAAAGATGGTTGTTTTCTTATCGATAGTGGAGGTGATGAAACGTCAGGGCGGCGGCTTTTCAGACTGATACAGGAAAATAATCTGAAACTCAGAGGGATTCTCAATACTCACTCCAACGCTGATCACGTTGGAGGAAACGCCTATTTGCAGAAAAAAACGGCATGTCCCATTTGGGCAAGTTCAATAGAAGATACTGTAATTCAAAATCCATTTTTGGAGCCGATGCTCTTGTGGGGAGCCGCTCCTTTTCGTGCCCTGACCGGAAAGTTTCTTCAGGCAGCCCCTTCTCTTGTAACGCAAATATTATCTCCTGGTGAAAGAGTGCCTGATACGGACTTAACGGTATTAGCCCTTCCTGGCCACTTTATCAATATGATTGGTTTTCTTTCGGCAGATGGGGTTTGTTATATTGCGGACAGCCTCTTTGCAAAAGAAGTCATAGAAAAATATCGTTTTATGGTTGCTTTTGATGTGGAGGCAACTCTCGCTACATTAGATATGTTGGAAAAACTTGAAGCTGCATGGTTTGTTCCCTGTCATGCGGAGCCAGTTGAAGATATTCGTCCTCTCGTAAATGAAAATAGGAAGGGAATCGAGGCTTTAAGTCACGCTGTTCATGACTTGTGTTCTGTTCCCCGTAGCCGTGAAGAAATCCTCGCCTTGCTGGTGCAAAAATGGGATCTGGAAATGAATCCCGTACAGTATGTCCTTAACTCCAGTTCCCTTTCAGCCTATCTAACCTTTCTGGAGAAAAAGGGACTGATTGTACCTTTTGTAGAAAAAGGCAACCTTCTATGGCAGAAAAAGCATTGA